GCTGAATTAATTGCCATTTTAATTGGTTCGGGAAACACCGACGAAACAGCCGTTGAACTTTCGCGCCGCATTCTTACGGCTGTTGGCAACAAACTCAATGATCTGGGAAGAAAGAATACCGACTTTTTACAATCCTTTAATGGAATTGGAGAAGCAAAAGCAGTTACAATTATGGCTGCCCTCGAATTGGGGAAACGCAGAAAAGAAGCAGATGTTTTTGATAAAAATAAAATTACAGGAAGTAAAGATGTTGCCGACTTTTTTCAACCCATACTCGGCGATTTAAATCACGAAGAATTTTGGATCATGCTTCTTAACCGCGGAAATAAAATAATTGATACTTTTATGATTAGTAAGGGCGGTATTTCGGGAACTGTAATTGACGTGCGGCTTATCCTAAAAAATGCACTCGAAAAAATGGCAAGTTCAATAATTCTGTGCCACAACCACCCATCGGGAACCATGCAGGCATCGGATGCCGATCTGCAAATAACAAGAAAAATAAAACATGCAGCTGAAATAATGGATATTACCGTATTGGATCATCTGATTATCGGGAACAACAATTATTTGAGCCTGGCCGACGAAGGTATATTAAACTAAAAAATAAACTAAAATGATACTTATTTATTCCGACGAAATTACCCCCCGAATCGAGTACATTTTTAAATTAGTTTTTAATCAGATATTACAGGTTGATATCGCATTTACTACGAATTCTTCCGAGTTCAGAAAATCGGAATTACCTAAAATCAATTATTCTGTTGAGAAATTTGGTGAGGAATTTTACATCAAACCGCACCGTTTAACCAACTGCAAAGCCTTACTTAAACCCACAATTAATTCAGTTTGGTACGAAGGTAAAAAATACTTCTGCGAAAGTTCCAACGATTCCATACTCCCCTTCGATCCGTTTGCTGCATCGTTTTATGTAGTTACCCGACTCGAAGAATACCTTGAAAGTGATCGCGATAAATTAAATCGTTATCCTGCCCAAAAGAGTATTTTGGAGAGCTACAAACTCTTGCAAAAACCAATCGTAAATATCTGGGCTAAGCTGGTTGCCGACAAACTATCTGAGGTTTACTCTACTATTGAATTTCCGCAAAATAAATTTAAGTTTATTTCCACCATCGACATCGACAATGCCTATGCATACCAAAACAAAGGATTTTGGCGAACAAGTGCCGCATGGGCACGGTCCTTACTAAAAGGTGAAATGGCGGAACATAAAAAACGCAAACGGGTATTCTCGGGCAAAGAACGCGATCCGTATGATACTTACGATTATCTCGACACCATTTTTAAAGGAAATGAGGACAAAGTTAAATTCTTCTTTTTACTGGGCGATTACGGACGATACGACAAAAATATATCACATACCAACGACGCTTACCGCAAACTGATTAAAAGGACAAAAGCCAAATACGATATCGGCCTTCACACATCGTTTGCAACAAGCAAAAAAGGTGGTAAGAAAAAAGTAAAGATTGAAAAACAACGTTTGGAAGAAATTTCGGGAGCAGAAATTACCAGGAACCGGCAACACTATTTAATGTTGAAATTTCCAAGAACATACAACCGGCTTATTAAAGCGGGCATTCAGGAAGATTATACAATGGGTTATTCGGCACTTACCGGGTTTCGCGGAGGCATTTGCACCCCTTATTATTATTACGATTTAAAACACGAAACAACAACAAACCTACTGATTGTTCCGTTTCAGGTTATGGACGGCACCTTGCTTCACTACATGCAATTAACACCTGAGAAAGCGATTGAAGAAATTAAACAGGTAATGCAGGAAGTTAAAAATGTTGGTGGTACTTTTGTAAGCGTTTGGCACAACGAAACGGTAAACGATCTGGGGCAATGGAAAGGATTCCGCAAAGTTTTTGAAGAGATGAATTCACTGGGTTTTGAATGGGCCAACAGTACAAGCAATTAAGTTGAAAGCATACGCACTGAATGGATATAACAAAAGATTTCCGACATATAAAACATTCTGATATTGATTCTGAAAAGTGGAACCGATGTATTGACAATGCAGGCAATTGTCGCTTATATGCATACGACTGGCACCTCGACCGAACTGCAGAAATATGGGATGCACTGGTTTGGGGCGATTATGAATATGTAATGCCTCTTCCATTTCGTCGGAAACTGGGAATTAAATACTTGTATCAGCCACTTTATTCTCAGCAACTGGGTATATTTCCGTCTCCAACACCGAGGGTCGAAAAAGCCTTTTACAACTACATTCTGCACAACTACAGGTATTCCGATTTTCACGGAAATTCGGAAAATTTAAAACCAAAAGCTACCAGTGAAATTGAATTTCTGCCACGCAAAAATTATTTGTTGTCTTTAACCGGCAATTACGAAGAGATTTCATCGACTTACTCGAAGAATACGAAACGAAACATTGCAAAAGCAAACAAAAGCCAGTTACACTTAATTGAAGGAATTCGTCTTGAAAGTTACCTTGATTTAAAGCTAAAAAACCTGCCCGAAAACCACGGTAAAAAAGAATTTGCAAAACTAAAGAACATTATCTCTTATGGATTATACAAAGGATTTGGACAGATTTATGGTGTTTATTCTCCGGAGAATGATTTGTGTGCTGCAGTATACTTTTGCCATTGGAAAAACCGGGTAATCTATTTTAATGCAGTAGCGTCCGAGCAAGGAAAAGAGTTAGGTGGCATGTATTTTTTACTTAACAAGTTTATCGAGAAAAATGCCGGGAAAAATCTGATTCTTGATCTGGAAGGTTCTATGATTCCGGGAGTTGCCCGCTTTTACTCAGGATTTGGAGCAAAGCCCGAAACCTACTTTCAGCTTAAATTTAATCGTTTACCTTTGCCATTTAAGTGGTTTAAACGAAGTTAAGTATGGCAAAAATCCTCAGAGTTTTTAGCAAACAAATCGCCCGCTTTTGGTCCAATGAAAAATTGTTTGGTGCAAAAACACCTGTTTTTCATCCGTTTTATCATATGGTTAGCAACAAGCCACTTCCTCATATTTTGAACTATCCATATTTTAACGAGAAACAATTTGAGCAGCAACTCGACTATTTTTTAAAGTATTTCGAACCCGTTTCACTTGCCGATTTATATAAAAATACCCACGCAGGAAAAAAAACATTTCATTTAAGTTTTGACGATGGATTGCGCGAATGTGCAGAGATTGTTTCTCCGTTACTGTTAAAAAAAGGAATACCGGCCAGCTTTTTTGTAAACAGTGGTTTTGTCGACAATAAGGAGCTGTTTCATCGCTACAAAGCAAGTCTGATTGTTAGCGAAATGGCAAAACACCCCGACACGCAAGCCGAAGCATTTTTGCGCGAAAACAAACTCACATGTACAACTATCCTTCAGGCAGATTTTTCACAAAACGATATTCTTGACCGGGCTGCAGAACTTTTGGAACTGGATTTTCAGGTTTTTCTGCAAGAGCAGAAACCATACCTTACTACCCAACAAGTAAAAAGCCTGCACCAGAAAGGTTTTACAATTGGCGGACACAGCCACAAACATCCTGAGTTGTGGAAGTTGTCGGAGAAAAAACAACTAAAACAAATTAGTAAAAGTATGGACTGGGTAACAAAAACAGTTCATCCCGATATAAAAGCATTTGCTTTTCCGTACACCGACGATGGAATTTCATCGAAGCTGTTAAAGAAATTAAAGGAGGAACGTATTTGTGACATCACCTTTGGAACAGCAGGGATTAAATACGATGAAGTTGAATCGCATTTTCAGCGTTATCCGGCCGAACAGGACGGACATTTCAAAGAAAACTTAAAAGCCGAATTTGTATATTTCAAACTGCGAAAAATACTTGGGAAAGAAACAGTAAAACACTAGAAAATTATTTCAACCAGTGCGATAAATCTTGTTGTATTAAGTTCTGGAGTTCAAGAATATCAGCCCGGTAAAACTCAATCAGTTCTTTTCTTGTAGCTTCATTCATTTCGGTCTTAACCATTTGTTTTTCGCCTGTAATCTTATTTCGAACTGCTTTAACAATTTTATCCGGAATTATTTTTTTTGCAAAATTTATAAGTCCTCTCGATGACTCGATGGAATAAAGCATTTTACTTTTGGGATTTCCTGAAACGTTGTATTTGTATTCAGTATTAAAACCGAACGAAGCATCAACGTCAAGGAAAATGCACAACTCTTTTAAAACTGCCTTTGCATCGTTTTCAAAATCGTCAAAAATAATCACCTTCACATTTTCAAAATTATCCAGATAAGCTTTAACTTGTTTGTGGTACAAGCCTGAATTCCGGTATTGCCAGGCCCAAATCCAATCTTTTGACGATCGTTCTTCTTCCATGCTCATTCCTTCTTCAAACGATAAGGTTTCGCGTTTATCGCGCGTAAAATGCATATAACCCGAGTAGGCACGATCAATTGGTGAACGTAAAATAAGAACAATCTTCACATCCCTCCCCAGGTCTTTTTGAATTAAAGGAATACTTTTCTCGTGAAAATACAGGTATTCAGGAGAAATATCCCCAACTGCTTTTTCTTCGCTACAAGTTTGAAACAAAGCTTTATAACTTTCCAGGTCTTTGGTAATTGTTGCCGTAATATTTTCATCACCCGGACCTTTAAAATTTCCGGGCATTTGCGAAAAATACCTTCCTTCTTTTTGCTTGTCCGACAAGTAAATATCCGGGTGTTGCTTCAAATAATGATACAGGGAGGAAGTCCCGCTTTTTGAAGCTCCAACAATTAGAAAGTTTGGTAAGCTATTCATCCATTGATTTTTTTAAATTTTTGGTACTTTTGACGCATCGTAATATTGAAATAAGCAATATTTAAGCTGATTTCAAAACAAATAACTGAATAATAAAAACCAGCTTGATGGAAATTAAAGTTTTAGGGCACAATCACTCAATCTTAGACCAGTATCTGGCAGAAATTCGCGATATCTCAATTCAAACCGATCCACTTCGTTTTCGTGATAATTTAAACCGTATTGGCGAGTTGTTTGCCTACGAAATCAGTAAAGAAATGAGTTTTGAAGTGAACGAAGTGCAAACTCCACTTGGAATCGCATCGGTTCCTAAATTGGTTCAACAACCCGTGTTGGCAACTATTTTGCGTGCCGGGCTTGCCATGCATAACGGATTGCTTCGTATTTTCGATCGTGCTGAAAACTGTTTTATTTCTGCTTACCGAAAATACACCAATGCCGGTGAGTTTGAAATTGAATTTGAATACATGGCTTCTCCTTCACTCAACAATAAAGTGGTTATTCTTTCCGATCCAATGCTTGCCTCGGGCAAATCGATGGAAATTGGTTACGAAGCATTGTTTAGCAAAGGAACGCCGTCGCATGTGCATTTAATTGCCATTATTGCGAGCCAGGAAGGTGTAGACTATATTATTGAGAACATTAAGGCAGAAAATGTAACATTGTGGCTTGGCGCTATCGATCCGGAAATGACTCCAAAATCGTACATCGTTCCGGGATTAGGAGATGCAGGAGATTTGGCTTTTGGAGAAAAAATAGACTCGAAGTAAGATTTACACAAGAATGTTGTAAAAAAACGCGACATATAAACAAAAAGAGTGTTATTCCAGCTAGTGGAATAACACTCTTTTTGTTTTGTAATAATTTTCTTAAAAATAAACTTCTACTGTAATATTTTCACGACCAAAACCTTTGTCGCTTAGTATTTCCATCGAATCAAAAATCATGTCACTGTTTCCACATAAATAGAAACAAGTGTTCTTGTCAAAGTTTGTTTTTTTGAGGTAATCAGTAACACGCCCATTAAAATCACCTGTTTTATCACGCGAAGTACAAAGCGTTAATCGATCGGCAACGTACGATTCCTTTTCATAACCCTCCCCCACATAACGCACACCGTGTATTAAATGGTAATCTAAACCGGCATTACTTTTTACAATGCTGTGAAATGGCGCAATACCTGTTCCACTTGCAATAAAAACATGCTTGTGACTCTCTTTCCGTTTCTCATCCAATCCAAATTTTCCAAACGGACCGTGCACTTCAACCATGTCACCCAATTTCAGGTGCTTTAGTTTTGGCGAGAAATAACCACCATCCACTTCTTTTACAAGTACCTCCAGATTTTCTTCATTTTCGGCACTATAAATCGAATATTCGCGGCTCTGATAGTCTCCTGATATGGAAAGAGAAACATGCTGTCCGGCTTCAAATTTAAACCTGCTTTTAGGTAAACTCAAAACAAAAGTGTGCTCTGTTAAATTCCGTATTCCAACAACTTTGTAATAATTTGTATCTAGTTGAACTTCTGGTTTCATATCTATTGTCATGGTGTATTTTTTAATCGTTGTGCAAAAATAGTTGCTTTTTTACATTAAAGACTTTTTGGTATTTTATTTTAACCGATAATTTTAGAAAATTAACCGATTTTTAACACTATTGTTCATTTGAAGGTTGTAAATTAGATAGAAATTTTTTAACGCCGATTATAAATTTTTATCGGCAAAGCCAAAAGAACATAAAACAATGAAAACATTAATCGCCTACAGCACTACACATGGATGTACTGAAAAAACTGCAAATGAACTAAAAAGCTTTCTCGGAGGAAGCGTTCACCTCGCCAACTTAAAACAAAATCCACAACTTAATATTTCGGACTTCGACAAAATAATAATTGGTGGTTCCATTCACGCCGGTCGCGTTCAAAAAAGTGTTAAAGACTTCTGTGCAAAGAATTTAAATGAACTTCAGGAAAAAGAACTTGGTTTGTTTATTTGTTGCATGGAAGAAGGAGAAAAAGCACGAACACAGTTGTTTAACGCCTTCCCCGAAGAATTGCACCAGAAAGCGAAAGCCGAAGCCTATTTTGGTGGCGAATTCAGTTTTGAGAAGATGAATTTCTTTCAGAAAATGATTGTAAAAAAAGTAGCAAAAGTTGAGCACAGCACATCTAAAATTGACCATGAAGCCATTCGAACTTTCTCTAAAAAGATGAACAAGATTTTTAATCCTTTTTTGTTTCTGATTTAAAACCGAAGATAAAAGTCTTTGGTAAGCTGGATAAATTCATCGGAATATTCTGATCTGTTCAAGGAATAAACAGATAGGCAGTCGTACACCAGGGCTGCTTCTATTTTCCCAAATTCCATTAATACCCGGTTGACCTCCTTTTTTGGATTGGGTTTCACATCTGTTTTCCGAATTAAAAACAAATCGTGTTCCCGGGCGAGTTTTTCCAGAACCCGTGCTTGTTCCAATGGCAAAATTACAGCCAGGCGTCCACTATTACTCAGTCTTTTTACTGAATAAAAAACCAGATCGGAGAAAGGGAGTGAGTCGTTGTGCCGCGCCAGGTTTCGTTCTTGTGAAAAAGCTTTTAAATCGTCCTGGAAAAACGGAGGATTTGAAACGATTAAATCGAACTGAAATTCTGAACTTTTTGCAAAATCCTGATACGAACTATTTTTTACATCAATTTGCTTGTTCCAATGTGAGTTAGCAACATTATTACAGGCTTCAGTTGCAGCATTTACTTCAATTTCGATAGCTGTAATCCTTGCTTCAGAACGCTGAGCCAGCATTAATGCGATCAATCCGGTACCTGTTCCCACATCCAGAATTCGCGAGCAGCTTTCAACATTCACCCACGAACCAAGCAAAACTCCATCAGTTCCCACTTTCATGGCTGTTTTTTCCTGTTGAATGGTAAACTGTTTAAATTGAAAATAGTTATTTCCGGCCATCGGTTCCCAATTAAAATTTCTCGAATACTCCCAATCCAAACAATGCAAAATCATACTTAACCGGATCATTTGCATCAAATTGCCGCAACGACGAGGTAATTTCCTCCACAGCCTTCCAGTCATTCGATTTACGCTGCAAAAGCCCCAATTTTCGCCCCACATTTCCGGTATGCACATCCAATGGCAATAGTAAGGCTGCAGTTGGAATCCCCTCCCACAAACCAAAATCTACCCCACTTTTATCTTGTCGTGCCATCCATCGCAAGTACATGTTCAATCGTTTGGCGGAAGCACCTTTTGCAACATTCGAAATGTGTTTTCTTGTGCGTTCACCGGTTGGTTCAAAAAATATTTTGTAGAAATGTATCAAAGCCGATTTTATCGTTTCATCCTCATTGAATCCACTTTCGAAAACCTTTTGCAGACCACCGTAATTGATGTAAATATTTCGAAGCGAGTGAATAAAGTAGATACAATCGTCGCCATTAAACGTACGATGAACAAACCTTGACAATGAATTGATTTCGTGCTCAGAAGCATTAATTATAAAATCGTGTGGCTGATTATCGAGCAGGGCCATTAAACGCAGCGCATTTTTAATAATAGCAGCGCGATTTCCCCATGCTATTGTTGCTGTAAGAAATCCTGAGATTTCAATATCCTCTTTCCCTGTAAAATATTTGGGTACCTGAATCGGATCGGTTTCGATAAACTCCGGACGGTTAAACTCATTGACCTTTTCATCAAGAAAATTCTTCAAATCTTTAACCCTGTTCATTTAATTTTGTGTTGTTCTGTCTCTTCAACAAATTCTGTATATTCTACGATCCCTCATCTACTCAGTCACTCAATTACTCAGTCACTCAATCACACTGTCACTCAATCACCCCATCTTTAATGTGAATTATCTGGTCTGAACGATCGGCAAAATTATCATCGTGCGTAACAATAATAAAAGTTTGTCCTAAATCGTCGCGAAGTTTAAACAGTAATTCGTGTAATTCATCGCGGTTTGTTGAATCAAGATTTCCGGATGGTTCGTCGGCTAAAACCACCGAAGGATTATTAATTAAGGCACGCGCCATTGCAATGCGTTGTTTTTCACCACCCGAAAGTTCGGTAGGTTTATGGTCCATTCGGTCAGCAAGGCCAAGATAATCGATAAGTTCCTTTGCCTTTTTCTCGGCTTCAGCTTTTGGTGTTTTTGCAATAAAAGCCGGAATACAAACATTTTCGAGTGCTGTAAATTCGGGCAACAAATGATGAAACTGAAAAACAAAGCCAATTTCTTTATTTCTAAATGCTGCCAATTGTTTTTCGGAAAACGACGAAATGTTTTTATCGTTGAAAAAAATCTCTCCGCTATCCGGTTTGCTTAACGTACCCAGAATTTGTAGCAGTGTTGTTTTTCCGGCTCCGCTGGCACCAACAATCGAATACAACTTACCTGCCGGTATTGTAAGGTTAATTCCCTTAAGCACCTGCAAATTACCAAACGATTTTTTTATGTTTTCAGCTTTAATCAAGAGCATTCTTTAAAATAATAAACCAACTCCATTCAATTTTAGTACTTCATTCAGCACATAAAAAAGATAAGTTGCCAACAATATAAAACCTGTGATTTTTCCAACCTTCCATTTCTTAACTACCAAAAGCAGAACTAGTAGTACTACCGAACCTGCCAATATCATTGAAGAACCAAGCAGATCTCCACCTGTTGTTATCGTTTCTCCGGTAAAGGACATGAAAAGAATGAATGGCAATCCCAAACCAACCAGGATATCAAATATATTCGACCCGATGGCATTGCTTACAGCCATATCTCCGCGTCCTTGTTTGGCAACAATTACCGAAGAAAACAAATCGGGTATGGAAGTTCCTACCGCCAGAACAGTTAATGCAATTATCGCTTCCGGAATATTTAAAATGTGCGCAGCCGCAACTGCTACTTCTACCAATACATAACTAAGTGCCGCAATAATTAATACGGATAAAAGGAAAATAATGTAATAATGCTTTTGGGCCGGGAAAATAAACCGCAGTAAATTATCGAGGTGTTTTGTTAAGCGGTTGTGTTCGCCGTGTGAGTCTTCCACTTCTTCGATATATTCCGGCTCGGAATATGGCAGAATTTTACGCCAGTACACAACGGCCACTACATACAAAACATAAATTACCAAAAAAACGATGGCTTCGTTAATTGAAAAATAACCGTCCCAAATGGCCTGTACCAAAAGGGCAACAGCTATTGAATAAAATATGAGGTCGCGAACTACCGGTTGCCAGGTTAATTTTGCCTTTTTTACCCAGGCAGCGGCGCCAACAATAGCAAGCAAATTAAAAATGGCACTACCCACAATACTGCCAATTCCAATTGCCTGATGGTCTCCGGGTTTAATAACTGCAAACAATGCAACAAACAGTTCGGGTGCACTCGATCCAACCGCCATTAAAGTAGCACCGGCAGCATCGTTTGACAAACGTAAATCTTTTGAAATTTTATCGAGCGAGGAGATAAAAAACAAATCGACAACACGGGCAAGTACAACAAAACAAGCCAATAATGCCAATATGTATAGTATTATCATCAATAGAAATGTGTTAACTAAGTTGTGCTAATCTTCGAAATGATCTTTGATTCCTTTTTTAATGTCGCTGGTTTCTTTGTTTACCGCTGAAGAAACGTCATCAAAATCCTTTTTAATATCAGAGGTATGCTCGTTGAGCTCGCGTTTAATTTCGTTGGTAGCTTTTTTAAACTCACGCATTCCTTTGCCCAGTGTTTTAGCAATATCCGGAATGGCTTTAGAGCCAAAAAACAACAATGCCAAAAGCATTACCAAAACAATTTCGCCACCACTTATGAATAAAAAATAATGCATTGTTTAAAAATTTTAGAACACAAAGATATAAAAAGACAGAAGTCGGAAGACCGAAGTTCGAAGATATTTTACCTCCGACTTCCAGCTTCCGACTCCCAGCTTATATTAGCTTACTTTTTCTTTAGCTTACCAACAACTTTTGCCACTCTTTTTTGAGTATCGAAAGCAATTGGCGTTGCAATGAACAATGATGAATAGGTACCTACTACTACACCAATTAACAATGCAAACGTAAATCCACGTATGGTTGCTCCTCCAAATAAGAAGATAGCCAACAATACCACAAACGTAGACAACGAAGTACTAAATGTACGACGTAATGTACTGTTTAAAGCTTCATCCACGTTCTCGTCTCTGTCGCGTTTCGGATGTAATCCAATATATTCCCTGATTCGGTCGAATACAACCACAGTATCGTTAATGGAGTAACCAACCACGGTAAGAATTGCCGCAATAAATGCCTGGTCAATCTCAAGCGAGAAAGGCAATACACCATACAATAAGGAGAATATACCCAGTACAATTAAGGAGTCGTGTGCCAAAGCAGCAACAGCACCTAAACCATATTGCCAGTTACGGAAACGTAGCAGAATATATAGGAAAATAATGATCAGCGAGAAACCGATTGCAATGGCTGCATCTTTGCGAATATCATCCGAAATGGTTGGCCCAACTTTTTGCGAACTCAACTGGTAATCATCGGTGAATTGTTCCAAAGTCACACCGTTATCCAGAAATCCTCCGTCTTTTAAACCTTGCATTAATAAAGCTTCTACTTCATTATCTACATTTTCGCTTGTATCATCAATTTTGAAATCGGTTGTGATACGAACCTGGTTATTTTCACCAAACGTTTTTACTTCAGGAGCCGATTCGAAAA
The sequence above is a segment of the uncultured Draconibacterium sp. genome. Coding sequences within it:
- the radC gene encoding DNA repair protein RadC, coding for MSDYKKLNIKDWAVEDRPREKLLSNGARSLSDAELIAILIGSGNTDETAVELSRRILTAVGNKLNDLGRKNTDFLQSFNGIGEAKAVTIMAALELGKRRKEADVFDKNKITGSKDVADFFQPILGDLNHEEFWIMLLNRGNKIIDTFMISKGGISGTVIDVRLILKNALEKMASSIILCHNHPSGTMQASDADLQITRKIKHAAEIMDITVLDHLIIGNNNYLSLADEGILN
- a CDS encoding polysaccharide deacetylase family protein, with amino-acid sequence MILIYSDEITPRIEYIFKLVFNQILQVDIAFTTNSSEFRKSELPKINYSVEKFGEEFYIKPHRLTNCKALLKPTINSVWYEGKKYFCESSNDSILPFDPFAASFYVVTRLEEYLESDRDKLNRYPAQKSILESYKLLQKPIVNIWAKLVADKLSEVYSTIEFPQNKFKFISTIDIDNAYAYQNKGFWRTSAAWARSLLKGEMAEHKKRKRVFSGKERDPYDTYDYLDTIFKGNEDKVKFFFLLGDYGRYDKNISHTNDAYRKLIKRTKAKYDIGLHTSFATSKKGGKKKVKIEKQRLEEISGAEITRNRQHYLMLKFPRTYNRLIKAGIQEDYTMGYSALTGFRGGICTPYYYYDLKHETTTNLLIVPFQVMDGTLLHYMQLTPEKAIEEIKQVMQEVKNVGGTFVSVWHNETVNDLGQWKGFRKVFEEMNSLGFEWANSTSN
- a CDS encoding polysaccharide deacetylase family protein, coding for MAKILRVFSKQIARFWSNEKLFGAKTPVFHPFYHMVSNKPLPHILNYPYFNEKQFEQQLDYFLKYFEPVSLADLYKNTHAGKKTFHLSFDDGLRECAEIVSPLLLKKGIPASFFVNSGFVDNKELFHRYKASLIVSEMAKHPDTQAEAFLRENKLTCTTILQADFSQNDILDRAAELLELDFQVFLQEQKPYLTTQQVKSLHQKGFTIGGHSHKHPELWKLSEKKQLKQISKSMDWVTKTVHPDIKAFAFPYTDDGISSKLLKKLKEERICDITFGTAGIKYDEVESHFQRYPAEQDGHFKENLKAEFVYFKLRKILGKETVKH
- a CDS encoding sulfotransferase; translated protein: MNSLPNFLIVGASKSGTSSLYHYLKQHPDIYLSDKQKEGRYFSQMPGNFKGPGDENITATITKDLESYKALFQTCSEEKAVGDISPEYLYFHEKSIPLIQKDLGRDVKIVLILRSPIDRAYSGYMHFTRDKRETLSFEEGMSMEEERSSKDWIWAWQYRNSGLYHKQVKAYLDNFENVKVIIFDDFENDAKAVLKELCIFLDVDASFGFNTEYKYNVSGNPKSKMLYSIESSRGLINFAKKIIPDKIVKAVRNKITGEKQMVKTEMNEATRKELIEFYRADILELQNLIQQDLSHWLK
- the upp gene encoding uracil phosphoribosyltransferase, producing the protein MEIKVLGHNHSILDQYLAEIRDISIQTDPLRFRDNLNRIGELFAYEISKEMSFEVNEVQTPLGIASVPKLVQQPVLATILRAGLAMHNGLLRIFDRAENCFISAYRKYTNAGEFEIEFEYMASPSLNNKVVILSDPMLASGKSMEIGYEALFSKGTPSHVHLIAIIASQEGVDYIIENIKAENVTLWLGAIDPEMTPKSYIVPGLGDAGDLAFGEKIDSK
- a CDS encoding FAD-binding oxidoreductase — encoded protein: MTIDMKPEVQLDTNYYKVVGIRNLTEHTFVLSLPKSRFKFEAGQHVSLSISGDYQSREYSIYSAENEENLEVLVKEVDGGYFSPKLKHLKLGDMVEVHGPFGKFGLDEKRKESHKHVFIASGTGIAPFHSIVKSNAGLDYHLIHGVRYVGEGYEKESYVADRLTLCTSRDKTGDFNGRVTDYLKKTNFDKNTCFYLCGNSDMIFDSMEILSDKGFGRENITVEVYF
- a CDS encoding flavodoxin domain-containing protein yields the protein MKTLIAYSTTHGCTEKTANELKSFLGGSVHLANLKQNPQLNISDFDKIIIGGSIHAGRVQKSVKDFCAKNLNELQEKELGLFICCMEEGEKARTQLFNAFPEELHQKAKAEAYFGGEFSFEKMNFFQKMIVKKVAKVEHSTSKIDHEAIRTFSKKMNKIFNPFLFLI
- a CDS encoding methyltransferase, whose product is MAGNNYFQFKQFTIQQEKTAMKVGTDGVLLGSWVNVESCSRILDVGTGTGLIALMLAQRSEARITAIEIEVNAATEACNNVANSHWNKQIDVKNSSYQDFAKSSEFQFDLIVSNPPFFQDDLKAFSQERNLARHNDSLPFSDLVFYSVKRLSNSGRLAVILPLEQARVLEKLAREHDLFLIRKTDVKPNPKKEVNRVLMEFGKIEAALVYDCLSVYSLNRSEYSDEFIQLTKDFYLRF
- a CDS encoding TIGR02757 family protein, encoding MNRVKDLKNFLDEKVNEFNRPEFIETDPIQVPKYFTGKEDIEISGFLTATIAWGNRAAIIKNALRLMALLDNQPHDFIINASEHEINSLSRFVHRTFNGDDCIYFIHSLRNIYINYGGLQKVFESGFNEDETIKSALIHFYKIFFEPTGERTRKHISNVAKGASAKRLNMYLRWMARQDKSGVDFGLWEGIPTAALLLPLDVHTGNVGRKLGLLQRKSNDWKAVEEITSSLRQFDANDPVKYDFALFGLGVFEKF
- a CDS encoding ABC transporter ATP-binding protein, which gives rise to MLLIKAENIKKSFGNLQVLKGINLTIPAGKLYSIVGASGAGKTTLLQILGTLSKPDSGEIFFNDKNISSFSEKQLAAFRNKEIGFVFQFHHLLPEFTALENVCIPAFIAKTPKAEAEKKAKELIDYLGLADRMDHKPTELSGGEKQRIAMARALINNPSVVLADEPSGNLDSTNRDELHELLFKLRDDLGQTFIIVTHDDNFADRSDQIIHIKDGVIE
- a CDS encoding calcium/sodium antiporter, which codes for MIILYILALLACFVVLARVVDLFFISSLDKISKDLRLSNDAAGATLMAVGSSAPELFVALFAVIKPGDHQAIGIGSIVGSAIFNLLAIVGAAAWVKKAKLTWQPVVRDLIFYSIAVALLVQAIWDGYFSINEAIVFLVIYVLYVVAVVYWRKILPYSEPEYIEEVEDSHGEHNRLTKHLDNLLRFIFPAQKHYYIIFLLSVLIIAALSYVLVEVAVAAAHILNIPEAIIALTVLAVGTSIPDLFSSVIVAKQGRGDMAVSNAIGSNIFDILVGLGLPFILFMSFTGETITTGGDLLGSSMILAGSVVLLVLLLVVKKWKVGKITGFILLATYLFYVLNEVLKLNGVGLLF
- a CDS encoding twin-arginine translocase TatA/TatE family subunit, whose amino-acid sequence is MHYFLFISGGEIVLVMLLALLFFGSKAIPDIAKTLGKGMREFKKATNEIKRELNEHTSDIKKDFDDVSSAVNKETSDIKKGIKDHFED